The Sporomusa termitida genome has a window encoding:
- a CDS encoding 4Fe-4S binding protein — protein MKLISVKPSISADKCIGCGICSKVCPAATIAIKDKKAIVDEEFCRGCGACEQRCPVYAIAMVKLEKPYTVAVNVEDVPYEKIKELCKTAHMHPEQIICYCTATRAEEVAAAVLTGAKTPEEISRRTGIRMGCKVECIQPILRILKAAGIDPERPDGYQWYGITPTLWDISPEIKEKYKTSGFYFDEDIKILEKVIKAKGSRGDR, from the coding sequence TTGAAACTCATCTCTGTAAAACCGTCGATTTCGGCCGATAAATGTATTGGCTGTGGTATCTGCAGTAAGGTTTGCCCGGCCGCAACCATTGCTATCAAGGATAAAAAAGCGATTGTAGATGAAGAGTTTTGCCGTGGCTGCGGCGCCTGTGAACAACGCTGCCCCGTATATGCCATTGCGATGGTCAAGCTGGAAAAACCTTATACGGTAGCCGTTAATGTAGAGGATGTTCCTTACGAAAAAATTAAGGAATTATGTAAAACTGCCCATATGCATCCGGAACAGATCATCTGCTATTGTACCGCTACCCGGGCGGAAGAAGTAGCAGCAGCCGTCCTGACGGGCGCCAAAACACCAGAGGAAATATCCCGCCGGACAGGCATTCGTATGGGGTGCAAGGTGGAGTGTATCCAGCCGATACTGCGAATCCTGAAAGCAGCCGGCATTGATCCCGAGCGTCCTGACGGGTATCAATGGTATGGTATTACGCCTACACTCTGGGATATTTCGCCGGAAATCAAAGAAAAATATAAAACAAGCGGTTTCTATTTTGACGAAGATATCAAGATTTTAGAAAAGGTAATTAAAGCAAAAGGCAGCAGGGGGGATCGTTGA
- a CDS encoding IclR family transcriptional regulator — protein MRNSTNDSKQIQSIARAVSILDHLAANGNEDSLSNISRTIGLSKSTTYSIIATLEQLGLVQQDQTSARYSLGMKLFELGQIVHASMDIRKLAVPPLRELVAKHGETAHLGVLSQGEVVYIDKVASLQSIGISSQIGGRNPAHCTGVGKMLLAGLADEEVEKIVSEKKLKKFTEKTITDGAALQQHLQTIRRQGYAVDDEEIESGLRCIAAPVRDHRRSVIAAISMSGPTQRMNPEKLDQIIADVVDTANTISIQLGYRR, from the coding sequence ATGCGAAATTCGACAAATGACAGTAAGCAGATTCAATCTATTGCCAGGGCGGTTAGTATTTTAGACCATCTGGCTGCTAACGGCAATGAAGACAGCCTGAGTAATATCAGCAGAACTATCGGCCTGAGCAAGAGTACCACCTACAGTATTATTGCTACCCTTGAACAACTGGGGTTAGTACAGCAGGATCAGACATCTGCCCGGTATTCATTGGGAATGAAGCTGTTCGAGCTGGGACAGATTGTTCACGCCAGTATGGATATACGGAAACTTGCCGTACCGCCGCTGCGGGAATTGGTTGCCAAACATGGCGAGACAGCGCATCTGGGGGTGTTGTCGCAGGGGGAGGTTGTCTATATTGACAAAGTAGCCAGCTTGCAATCTATTGGTATCTCATCCCAAATTGGCGGCCGCAACCCGGCCCATTGTACCGGTGTCGGCAAAATGCTGCTGGCCGGTTTGGCTGATGAGGAAGTCGAAAAAATAGTTTCGGAAAAGAAATTAAAAAAATTTACGGAAAAAACAATTACCGATGGGGCGGCCTTGCAGCAGCACCTCCAGACAATCCGCCGCCAGGGCTATGCTGTGGATGATGAAGAGATTGAAAGCGGACTGCGCTGTATTGCCGCACCGGTGCGCGATCATCGCCGGAGCGTGATTGCAGCAATCAGCATGTCCGGCCCTACGCAGCGTATGAATCCGGAAAAATTAGATCAGATTATTGCCGATGTCGTTGATACTGCCAATACAATCTCAATCCAGTTAGGCTATAGAAGATAA
- the larC gene encoding nickel pincer cofactor biosynthesis protein LarC, protein MTIAYLDCFSGISGNMMVGALLDAGMPLEYLEAELKKLALSSYKLIDKEVSKNGIRARYFNVDVNKWFQPARNFNDIRLIIEDSLLSDQVKKHSLAIFSRLAAAEAKVHGVAVDKIHFHEVGAIDSIVDIVGTAIGLEYLGIVEIYASALHVGSGYVKCSHGLMPVPAPATAELLTGIPFYAEGIKKELVTPTGAAIVAALAKGFGSPPAHFITRKVCYGSGSRDIDIPNVLRLYLGDKELRNNLGAAGETKIIETNIDDLNPQVYGYVMERLFAAGAHEVYLTSILMKKNRPGTKITVMAAAGKVSDIVQILLAETSTLGVRILGCETTHIDVSMLNIETEWGTVKVKVGKLNDKVMNIAPEFEDCKTIAVKHKIPLKTIHLQVLRSCGPMLDLMLK, encoded by the coding sequence ATGACGATTGCCTATCTTGACTGTTTTTCGGGTATCAGCGGCAATATGATGGTTGGTGCCTTGCTGGACGCCGGCATGCCGCTGGAATACCTTGAAGCGGAGCTGAAAAAACTAGCCTTGTCATCGTATAAACTCATTGATAAGGAAGTATCAAAAAATGGCATCAGGGCCAGATATTTTAATGTCGATGTTAACAAATGGTTCCAGCCTGCCCGTAATTTTAATGATATCCGGTTAATTATTGAAGATAGCCTGTTGTCCGATCAGGTCAAAAAACATTCGTTAGCCATATTTTCCCGGTTAGCTGCTGCCGAAGCCAAAGTACACGGGGTTGCTGTTGATAAAATTCATTTTCATGAGGTAGGTGCGATTGATTCCATTGTTGACATTGTGGGAACCGCAATCGGTCTGGAATATCTGGGAATCGTGGAAATATATGCTTCAGCCCTTCATGTCGGATCAGGCTATGTTAAATGCAGTCATGGACTTATGCCGGTCCCGGCCCCGGCAACAGCGGAGCTGTTAACGGGAATTCCTTTCTATGCCGAGGGTATTAAGAAGGAACTGGTGACTCCCACCGGTGCGGCCATTGTCGCTGCGCTGGCCAAAGGCTTTGGGTCACCCCCGGCTCATTTTATAACCAGGAAGGTGTGTTATGGGTCTGGCAGCCGGGATATTGACATACCTAATGTTCTGCGCTTATATTTGGGAGATAAGGAACTGCGTAATAACTTAGGCGCTGCCGGTGAAACTAAGATCATTGAGACTAATATTGACGACCTGAATCCGCAGGTTTATGGCTATGTTATGGAGCGCCTGTTTGCGGCCGGAGCCCATGAGGTGTATCTCACTTCGATCCTTATGAAGAAGAACCGTCCCGGCACCAAAATCACTGTTATGGCAGCAGCCGGTAAGGTCAGCGACATCGTGCAGATCCTGCTGGCGGAAACAAGTACCCTGGGGGTTCGTATCCTAGGCTGCGAAACCACGCATATTGATGTCTCAATGCTGAATATCGAGACCGAGTGGGGAACGGTTAAAGTCAAAGTTGGCAAGCTGAACGACAAAGTCATGAATATCGCCCCGGAATTTGAAGACTGCAAAACCATTGCAGTCAAACATAAAATTCCCCTGAAAACCATTCATCTGCAGGTATTGCGCAGCTGTGGCCCCATGCTGGACCTGATGCTTAAGTAG
- a CDS encoding MFS transporter yields MQNRTESLQYRWVILVLCVLCFLFSFITRFTWPPLIPVIVPALDMNMSQAGAFMSAFYLGYVATQIPAGILADRFGVRIILAVCLIIEGFATASFSLINNYEVGFNLRILAGLGSGAVFSSCSRALVEWFPAKEQGLAFGILTAAPSSGILITNILVPFLNMMFGWRGAFQAVGLLTIIAGVLVFFLMKVNYSVDKKREDVLSGLKYIFGNRDLMLLSAAGFFLMWLQLGTATWANVYIKGLGFSVREAGTVMAYYGLGGAIAPLVSGIISDRLGRRKPLVIIAFILVVPVTILFGYQTRLELLYLTGFAGGFSSYLANPQLTVLISQTAGITRAATANGVANCLFQMASLLSPWVIGQVLDFTGNFNYVWWILAAGPLLALLVIVRVYEERVH; encoded by the coding sequence ATGCAAAACAGGACTGAGTCTTTACAGTACCGGTGGGTGATCTTAGTACTCTGTGTATTGTGTTTTTTATTTAGCTTTATTACCCGGTTTACCTGGCCGCCGTTAATCCCGGTGATAGTTCCCGCTTTAGATATGAATATGAGCCAGGCCGGAGCCTTTATGAGTGCATTTTATCTGGGGTATGTCGCCACGCAGATACCGGCCGGCATACTGGCGGATAGATTTGGCGTACGGATCATTCTGGCGGTGTGCTTAATTATCGAAGGCTTTGCGACAGCTTCGTTTTCACTGATCAATAACTATGAAGTGGGCTTTAATCTGCGGATTCTGGCCGGCTTAGGTTCGGGCGCTGTATTTTCCTCCTGTTCCCGGGCCCTTGTGGAATGGTTTCCGGCTAAAGAGCAGGGATTGGCTTTTGGCATATTGACGGCAGCGCCTTCCAGCGGAATTTTGATAACTAATATTCTTGTACCCTTTCTAAACATGATGTTTGGCTGGCGGGGGGCATTTCAGGCCGTAGGGCTGCTGACGATCATTGCCGGTGTTCTGGTATTTTTCCTGATGAAAGTTAATTACAGTGTTGACAAGAAACGGGAAGACGTTTTATCAGGGTTAAAATATATATTTGGTAACAGAGATTTGATGTTGCTTTCTGCTGCCGGTTTCTTTTTGATGTGGCTGCAGCTGGGGACAGCCACCTGGGCCAATGTTTATATTAAGGGCCTGGGCTTTTCGGTGCGTGAGGCCGGTACGGTAATGGCATATTATGGCTTGGGGGGGGCGATTGCGCCGCTTGTATCGGGTATTATATCCGACCGGCTCGGGCGCAGAAAGCCATTGGTGATCATCGCCTTTATCCTTGTCGTACCGGTTACTATTTTGTTCGGCTATCAAACTAGACTGGAACTGTTGTATTTAACAGGCTTCGCCGGCGGCTTCAGCTCTTATCTGGCTAATCCCCAGCTTACAGTGCTGATATCGCAGACAGCAGGTATAACCCGGGCCGCTACGGCCAACGGTGTGGCCAACTGCTTATTCCAGATGGCATCCCTGCTGAGTCCCTGGGTTATTGGGCAAGTGCTGGATTTTACCGGCAATTTCAACTATGTCTGGTGGATATTAGCGGCAGGTCCATTATTAGCGCTGTTGGTTATCGTCCGTGTTTATGAAGAACGCGTACATTAG